From the genome of Thalassoglobus sp. JC818:
CCTCGGCGGATGGGCAGACAGCGAGTCGCGACTCATTCAAAGAAAAGGCTGCCGCTCTCGCAAAGGCTGCGGTATTGACTGAAGAAGAGAACGCGCAGCTTCAAAGTGCAAAAGCCGCCGCTGAGGCTGCCCAGAAGCGACTTGAAAATCTCGAGAGTCAATTCAACCGACTCCAACTCGCTCGCAACGAACTGGCCTCTGCCCAGGCTGAATAGAACTGGTCTCGTGATCTGCGGGACTGTCCGAGTGCGGTGGAGCGAATGCCACCGCATTGGAAAATTCCGATTGGCTTAGTTGAGCCGTGCGATTTCGATCAGTCTTTGGCGAACAACATTGAGCGATCTTGAAATGCTTTGAATTCCAATGCATTTCCTGAAGGATCGAGGAAAAACATCGTCGCTTGTTCGCCGACTTGGCCTTCGAAGCGGACGTAAGGTTCGATGATGAACTCGATGCCTTTCGCGGAGAGTCGTTCCGCCAGTTCTTTCCATTGATCCATTTCGAGCACTACTCCAAAGTGCGGAACGGGGACAGCTTTGCCGTCGACCTGACTGTTCCTCTCGTCCCCAGTCTTAGTGTTCAGGTGTGGTCGCTCGTGGGCGACGATTTGATGTCCGAATAGATCAAAGTCGATCCAGGTGGCATCGCTGCGTCCCTCTGGCAGCCCTAACACTTCACCGTAGAACTTTCTCGATTCTGCCAGATTGCGAACCGGAAAAGCCAGGTGAAACGGAGACAGCGGTTTCTCTTCAGCCATTATGGTCCCTTTTCGGCGATTCTTGAGTCACTCGGGCGAGCGTGAGCAGCTATTTTCACGACTTCTTGGTTTGATTGCATCTCAGGAAGCAGAGGTTTTTCGGGATCCATGTACTCCGAATCGGCACCACAAAACGTATGCGTCTTAACCGATGCGTAATTCTTGAAAAACTCTTGAGCATTGCATCGACAGTCGCTGAGCTTAAACTGCCACCGAAACTCACTCATTCCTGTTGTGCGATCGGCAATCATGACTTCTTCGGCGAGCAATGAAAAGCATCTGGCTGCAGCTGCGGCAGTCTCCATGATTCAAGATGGGATGGTGATTGGGCTGGGAAGCGGTTCGACGTCAGCGATTGCAATCGAACTGATTGGTGAACGCGTTCGTTCTGGCCTCCAAATTGTCGGAGTTCCGACCTCAACTGCCTCTGAAGAATTGGCCCGAAAAGCTTCGATTCCACTCACGACCCTCGATGAGTCTCCAGAGATTGACATCACAATCGATGGGGCCGACCGGTTTAATGATCAACTCGATCTGATCA
Proteins encoded in this window:
- a CDS encoding VOC family protein, coding for MAEEKPLSPFHLAFPVRNLAESRKFYGEVLGLPEGRSDATWIDFDLFGHQIVAHERPHLNTKTGDERNSQVDGKAVPVPHFGVVLEMDQWKELAERLSAKGIEFIIEPYVRFEGQVGEQATMFFLDPSGNALEFKAFQDRSMLFAKD